The following DNA comes from Eleginops maclovinus isolate JMC-PN-2008 ecotype Puerto Natales chromosome 8, JC_Emac_rtc_rv5, whole genome shotgun sequence.
CACTGTGTATGGCTAGATCCTTCCAAtcaggtcagaggtcatttATCAGGACTTTGGGTGGTATTTACAAAATCATAGAAGCAATTGCTGTTGATTTTTACTCTGAAAATCTGCTTGTATCCCCTTTGAATGATTTTATATCTGtacttttcaaaaatattttctctaAAACATATCGTGTTCATGGCTACTTTTGTCACAGTCACATTGTAGGGCAATATGGATTTTATTATTGGCAACAGGTTATTTGTCTTACCTGCCCTTTCTTGACCAGTCCAACCCTGCAAGAATTAATGTTTCACCCCGGCCCCCCATGGCTTTTTAGACTCCACCCTTTCTGTGGTGACCAATGAAGTTCAAGGGTCAGACTTCTCAAGGATAGAGACCCTGGGTGTGTTTACCTTAAGTGTCAGAACATCTGAAAGCAGCACGCTGTCCCAGGACTTCTGTTGGGTTTGATATCAGGAGGAACCATGCAACACTCTGGTAAGTTTTATCTTAATCAATGTTTAAAGCTTCAATTAGCATGCATATggaatgtgaatgtgttttttctgtgtagAGCTAAGTAAATAGTAACACATTTAAGATGAATTGGACCATGCCGGTTTAATTAGTTGTTGGATTTGCTTACTCCAGCTTTTAACCAAATGAAACTAATACCTTCATTACAATGTTTAATCATttgaatacaaattaaaacatttgtgcAAAACTATGCTGAGTAATGATGAAGTGTCTCAAGTTCTGCCTGCTCTGTGAGAATATATTTCCCCCCTTTGTAATACTATAAACCCAAAACTGCTATAAACCAGTCACAATTACTATGAATACATCTGATTTTGcagaatgtgtattttttccAAAGACTCCAAATTGCATCTGAGCATGCCCCAGTCCCCTCCAACAGCTGAGTCATACCAGCAGGGCTGCATCAGTATGACCCTGGAAAAGGCTGATCTCTGGAAGTCCTTCCACAGCAGCGGAACAGAGATGATAATAACAAAGCATGGAAGGTAACAACGCTACCCACTGAATCCATCCAGTAGTGCTATACAGTATTTATCTCATAGACCAAAAAGATTTAGATTCAGAGCCTTTTTATAGAAACATATCAATTCACTGTCTtcttatttctttgtttcagGAGAATGTTTCCACACTGCAGCATCAGACTGTCAGGACTCCAACCTTTTGTAAATTACGTCGTCATGATGGATATGGTCCCCGCAGACAGCTTCAAATACAGGGTACATGcatatgaaacacacacttgagtACTGTATGCACAACCTTTGGCAATTCAAAGCAGCAGACTGCAGTATGCAAAACGCAGCAGCCAGACAGCGGCCTGCCCACTGTGGGCCGTTCGCTGCTGCATTTCAAAGCCTTTCAttgcttcctgtttgtgcattCACGGCTGGAGGCCCAATCAATTAGCATCCCTCACTATTCACTGCTGTGAATGAGGAGCCACTAACTGCTGCGGCCCATTTGGTCACAGATATTGCTTTTAGCACACActtgtaaaaaaagaagtacaaaTAAAGGAAAGTACTGTAGTAGACTTTGGGATACTTTGTTTTTAAGGTGCTTTTGAAATGGATTTATTTATGATTTCTCATACATGATCAGAAAACCCCTGTACATTGTGACACAACagaagtttattttattttcaacttatGTATAAACTGACAAACAAAGggaatatattttcaaataaatatcaatacctcagctttatttttgttctggTTGTAAAAAATCCCCCCAGCTCTCTTGCATTGCCCCAGCcctttgatgtaaaaaaaaaaaatgcttcatGAAGACTTTGGATTAGTCAGACTTCATGTCTAACCTTTCATCTATCCCCCATTTGTCTGTAGTGGAAAAAGGATCAGTGGGAGGTGGCGGGGAAGTCGGAGCCCCAGCCCCCGTGTCGATTATACATGCACCCAGACTCCCCTGCCCCAGCAAGTCACTGGATGAAGCAGCCATTGTCTTTTCTCCGGATGAAGCTCACCAACAACACCTTGGACCAACACGGCCACGTAAGACTATCTTACACACATGCCATGTTTATCAACTGAACATACTGAATGTGCTTCTTACTCACTCTGCTCTTCTACCCATCAGATCATCGTGCACTCCATGCATCGCTACTACCCCAGGTTTCACGTCACCCAGGCAGACAGTCCTTACACCGTCCGCTGGGGCCCCTTCCAGACCTTCTCCTTCCCAGAGACCACCTTCACTGCAGTGACGGCCTACCAAAACCCAAAGGTATGACCCAGTACAGCAgtttaacaaatataatatcTGTGATGATTGGAACTGTGTGCCCAACAACTATCTTTTTTTGGCCTTTTAAAGATCACTAAATTGAAGATCGACCACAACCCATTCGCTAAGGGATTTAGGGAGGGAGGCACTCATTCCCATGGCAAAAGGTAAGAATaaataaaccattaaaaataaataacgtactcttgtttttgtcttacattatatacatatagattttgattaaaataaatgtttttttattgcatttgaaCACATAGTTTTAGTCGGACACATTTTGATCAGAATGGGCAGAGAAGTGTGttaataatgatttaaatattcaactttttcTTTAGATGTCGTTCAAACAGAGGCTCTCCTGATAAAAGAGCCCGACTGGAGAGTGAGGTTCGTTGCAACAGTCCTCCAGGTAAGCCTTTCTGAGTGTTTCTAACAACAACAGATGAAATTCCTAGGAATGcaaagtattcctttaaatcAACGTGACCGTCCTATTGAACATTGTATTTCCCTCGCAGGCCTGCAGAGGATGCCCTCCACCTCTCAGTCAGTGAAGGTGGGGAAGGATGAGCAGCCCTTGAACCTTTCAGCCTGTTCATTGGAGCAGGAGAGTCTACACACAGAGCCCCTGGACCTGCAGGAGTACGACTACTGTTGTGAAGAACAGATGGTGCCTGCTTCCATGCCATACCAGCCCTACAGGTACGATTTAGGATTCCCAAGATGAGATAAAATCCAATGGACAGcaaaagaacaataaaatacaaactggTGATCCATGAAATGTAACCTCTGTCACTCTTTCATCCCAGTAGATCTCTAGAGTACGCCAGGTATCCGCTGCATTCTAATGAGGTAGATGCAGCCCACTCTCTCCTTCACCCTCCACACCATCAACTCTCCACAGCTGAACACAACTCCCAACAACACGGCTACTACCACCATCCTCAGCACTACAGCCAGGCTGGGGATTGGAGCCAGTACCCACTCTTCTCCTACTCTTGTCGTTGACCGTTTCACCATTT
Coding sequences within:
- the LOC134868941 gene encoding T-box-containing protein TBX6L-like, producing MPQSPPTAESYQQGCISMTLEKADLWKSFHSSGTEMIITKHGRRMFPHCSIRLSGLQPFVNYVVMMDMVPADSFKYRWKKDQWEVAGKSEPQPPCRLYMHPDSPAPASHWMKQPLSFLRMKLTNNTLDQHGHIIVHSMHRYYPRFHVTQADSPYTVRWGPFQTFSFPETTFTAVTAYQNPKITKLKIDHNPFAKGFREGGTHSHGKRCRSNRGSPDKRARLESEVRCNSPPGLQRMPSTSQSVKVGKDEQPLNLSACSLEQESLHTEPLDLQEYDYCCEEQMVPASMPYQPYRSLEYARYPLHSNEVDAAHSLLHPPHHQLSTAEHNSQQHGYYHHPQHYSQAGDWSQYPLFSYSCR